One Malania oleifera isolate guangnan ecotype guangnan chromosome 10, ASM2987363v1, whole genome shotgun sequence genomic region harbors:
- the LOC131166498 gene encoding LOW QUALITY PROTEIN: transcriptional activator DEMETER-like (The sequence of the model RefSeq protein was modified relative to this genomic sequence to represent the inferred CDS: inserted 7 bases in 4 codons; deleted 1 base in 1 codon; substituted 5 bases at 5 genomic stop codons) translates to MAFDTGSPEIQIYHVPIDEIICRLKALDLEQRNNDMVGEEQNALVPYKRDDQIVPYGGLDHIKKRRPRPKVDLEAETTRLWKLLMEKEGSEDPEGTXKEKYWEEERKVFRGQAESFIARMHLVQGDRRFSQWKGSVVDSXIGVFLTQNVSYHLSSSAFMSLTARFPPESTSNNRTCYKGETRILVEEPEDSVPGTNDTIKWNAKASGKTIYNQSSTTPHESLTFNGDCVTSGRRANLVKAKNQRVEEEVLSSQDSFDSSLIRAAGRIRSSSGSNSEAEDSTTACKPSGIQGSTSINLQQISKTAMFKEFHCHENAFFYDSSMHVHTQLEDVEHGSQKIALEGLHRTPDAGIQEVDCLELWGEESISSWASNTSRTSKAKDDNSTTKKHGQMAENMGKMMVQHDGLFRPQGTPLVGPYALSSKQQIDQHGSHVKNNQCPCNNDQHERMKALESSSVTGPQVSNVPKLPQEASDVDKRVSLREKQTQLEKYVAEPTLKQQVHSSDKAYSAANTNSLKGKRGKVEGKKEIAXDWESLRKHVQSTSTKIERTQATMDSLDYEALRNASVRDISDAIKERGMNNMLADRIKAFLNRLVKEHGSIDLEXLRDAPPDQAKDYLXSIRGLGLKSVECVWLLTLHHLAFPVDTNVGRIAVRLGWVTLQPLPESLQLHLLELYPVLESIQKYLWPICKLDQRTLAKLTTKNYLLIHMQVFCTKNRPNCNACPMXGECRHFASAFTSARLALPAPEEKSIVSVPVPIAANRKPSIVVNPMPLPSPEKDQIGVTRSETANCEPIIEVPATPEPERREITESEIEEAFNEDPEEIPTIKLNIEEFTTNLQTYIQENKMGLQEGDMSKALVVLNSAAASIPTPKLKNVSRLXTGHQVYELPDSHPLLNGVSYSEPDDPSPYLLTIWTPGETANSIQLPERRCGWQEASKLCNENTCFSCNSTREENSQTVRGTLLIPCRTATRGSFPLNGTYFQVNEVIADHDSSLNPIDVPRAWIWNLPRQAVYFGTYVSTIFLGLTTEGIQYCFWRRFVCVRGFDQKTXAPXPLMARLHFPASKLAKTKNEK, encoded by the exons TGTCCCTTACAAACGAGATGATCAAATTGTTCCATATGGAGGGCTCGATCATATCAAGAAACGTAGGCCAAGGCCAAAGGTGGACCTTGAAGCAGAGACAACTAGGCTATGGAAACTCTTGATGGAAAAGGAGGGAAGTGAGGACCCTGAAGGAAC GAAGGAAAAATATTGGGAAGAAGAAAGGAAAGTCTTCCGTGGACAAGCTGAGTCATTCATTGCACGCATGCACCTTGTTCAAG GAGACAGGCGTTTTTCGCAGTGGAAAGGATCAGTTGTTGACTC GATAGGAGTTTTCCTTACTCAGAATGTATCATACCATCTTTCAAG CTCTGCATTCATGTCCCTCACAGCACGATTTCCACCTGAGTCAACTAGCAACAACAGAACATGCTATAAGGGTGAGACAAGAATACTGGTTGAAGAACCAGAGGACAGCGTACCAGGCACGAATGACACCATCAAATGGAATGCAAAGGCATCAGGTAAAACAATATACAACCAAAGCTCTACAACACCCCATGAATCATTGACGTTTAATGGAGACTGTGTGACCTCAGGAAGAAGAGCAAACTTAGTCAAAGCAAAAAATCAAAGAGTAGAGGAAGAAGTCCTTTCATCACAAGATTCTTTTGACTCCTCTTTGATTAGAGCTGCTGGGAGAATCAGATCTTCCTCAGGTTCGAACTCAGAAGCAGAAGATTCAACTACTGCCTGCAAACCCAGCGGAATCCAAGGTTCTACTTCAATAAATCTTCAGCAGATTAGCAAGACTGCCATGTTCAAGGAATTTCACTGCCATGAAAATGCATTTTTTTATGACAGCTCCATGCATGTGCATACGCAATTAGAAGATGTAGAGCATGGCAGTCAAAAAATAGCACTGGAGGGA TTGCACAGGACTCCAGACGCTGGAATACAAGAAGTAGACTGTTTGGAACTATGGGGAGAAGAAAGCATTTCTTCTTGGGCTTCAAATACTTCCAGAACAAGCAAGGCAAAAGATGATAACTCTACGACCAAAAAACATGGACAAATGGCAGAAAACATGGGCAAAATGATGGTCCAACATGATGGACTATTTAGACCTCAAGGAACGCCATTAGTGGGACCATACGCATTATCAAGCAAGCAACAAATCGATCAACATGGATCTCATGTTAAGAATAATCAATGTCCATGCAACAATGATCAACATGAGAGGATGAAAGCCTTGGAAAGCTCCTCAGTTACAGGGCCC CAAGTCTCCAATGTCCCCAAGCTGCCACAAGAAGCTTCTGATGTAGATAAGAGAGTCTCCCTACGGGAAAAACAAACACAGTTAGAGAAATATGTGGCTGAACCAACTCTAAAGCAGCAGGTTCATTCTTCTGACAAGGCATATAGTGCAGCAAATACCAATAGTTTGAAAGGAAAGAGAGGGAAGGTTGAGGGCAAAAAAGAAATCGC TGATTGGGAAAGTTTAAGAAAGCATGTGCAGTCCACTAGTACAAAAATAGAAAGAACCCAAGCTACAATGGATTCACTGGACTATGAAGCATTGCGAAATGCTAGTGTTCGTGACATTTCCGATGCTATCAAAGAACGAGGCATGAACAACATGCTTGCAGATCGGATTAAG GCCTTCCTTAACCGGCTGGTTAAAGAACATGGAAGCATCGACCTAGAGTGACTAAGGGATGCCCCACCTGACCAAGCGAA AGATTATCTGTGAAGTATAAGAGGATTAGGGTTAAAGAGTGTCGAGTGTGTGTGGCTTTTAACATTACATCATCTCGCTTTCCCA GTTGATACAAATGTTGGACGAATAGCTGTGAGACTAGGATGGGTTACCCTTCAACCACTGCCTGAGTCACTCCAGTTGCATCTCCTAGAATT GTATCCTGTGCTGGAGTCAATTCAGAAATATCTGTGGCCGATTTGCAAACTGGATCAGCGAACATT AGCAAAATTAACTACAAAGAATTATTTATTGATACATATGCAGGTTTTCTGCACAAAGAACAGACCAAATTGCAATGCATGTCCAA AGGGGGAGTGTAGACACTTTGCAAGTGCTTTCACAAG TGCAAGACTTGCTCTGCCCGCTCCAGAAGAGAAGAGTATCGTGAGTGTACCAGTTCCCATCGCAGCCAACAGAAAACCAAGTATAGTCGTTAATCCCATGCCACTACCTTCACCTGAGAAAGATCAAATTGGAGTGACAAGGTCAGAAACTGCAAACTGTGAACCTATCATTGAAGTACCAGCAACACCTGAGCCAGAACGCAGAGAAATAACAGAAAGTGAAATAGAAGAGGCATTCAACGAAGACCCTGAGGAAATTCCTACAATCAAACTCAACATTGAAGAGTTTACAACAAACCTGCAAACTTACATTCAAGAAAACAAGATGGGCCTTCAAGAAGGTGACATGTCAAAGGCTTTGGTTGTTTTGAATTCAGCAGCTGCTTCTATCCCCACACCAAAACTGAAAAATGTGAGCCGGCTATGAACAGGGCACCAAGT GTATGAACTTCCAGATTCACACCCTCTGCTCAATGGGGTCAGTTATTCCG AACCAGATGATCCAAGCCCATACCTTCTCACTATATGGACACCAG GTGAAACCGCAAATTCAATTCAACTGCCAGAGAGAAGGTGTGGATGGCAAGAAGCAAGCAAATTGTGCAATGAGAACACATGCTTTTCTTGCAATAGCACAAGAGAAGAAAATTCACAAACAGTGAGAGGCACTCTTCTG ATACCATGTAGAACAGCTACGAGAGGAAGTTTTCCACTCAATGGCACATATTTCCAAGTTAATGAGGTAA TTGCAGATCATGATTCTAGCCTTAACCCTATTGATGTTCCAAGGGCATGGATATGGAACTTACCAAGACAGGCGGTATACTTTGGAACTTATGTATCAACAAT TTTTCTAGGCTTGACAACTGAGGGAATCCAGTACTGCTTCTGGAGAA